Within the Halomonas sp. HL-93 genome, the region GACGGCTCGGTCAGAATGCGCTTGAAGTCACCGGGTGTCAGCGCATCCAGCTCAACGCGGATGGGCAGGCGGCCCTGCAGCTCAGGTATCAGGTCCGACGGCCGCGACAGATGGAAAGCCCCCGACGCGATGAACAGGATGTGATCAGTCTTGACCATGCCGTACTTGGTCGAGACGGTCGACCCTTCGATAAGCGGTAGCAAATCGCGCTGCACGCCCTCGCGGGAGACTTCGCCACCGCTTGATTGGCCGCTGCCCTTGGCCACCTTGTCGATCTCATCCAGGAAGACGATACCATGTTGCTCGACCGCTTCCACGGCGCGGGCCTTGATTTCCTCTTCGTTGACCAGCTTGCTGGCTTCTTCGTCGCGCAGCAGGCCGAAGGCTTCTTTCACCTTCACGCGGCGGGTTTCGCGCTTTTGCTGGCCCATGTTGGAAAATAGGCTTTGCAACTGGCTGGTCATTTCCTCCATGCCCGGCGGGGTCATGATGTCGATGCCTTGGCCCTGGGCAGACACTTCGATATCGATTTCTTTGTCGTCCAGTTGCCCCTCGCGGAGTTTTTTGCGGAAGGTCTGGCGAGTGCCGCTATCGTCGCGGGGCTTATCTTCCTGACCACGGGGCGGTGGTAGCAGTGCATCGAGAATGCGGTCTTCGGCGGCGTCTTCGGCCCTGTGACCAACCTCTTCCTTGGCATGTTCGCGGACCATTTTGATGGCCGATTCCATCAAGTCGCGAATAATCGACTCGACATCGCGGCCTACATAGCCCACTTCGGTGAACTTGGTGGCCTCAACCTTAATAAAGGGCGCACGCGCCAGTTTAGCCAAACGGCGAGCGATTTCGGTTTTACCTACGCCGGTGGGGCCGATCATCAGGATGTTTTTGGGCGTGACTTCTGGGCGTAATTCATCGTCCAGTTGCATGCGGCGCCAGCGATTGCGTAGTGCAATGGCGACGGCACGTTTGGCATCCTGTTGACCAATAATGTACTGGTCCAGGGCGTGGACGATTTCACGGGGTGTCATCTGGGTCATAAAAAGGGGCCTCAGCGTTCGTTGGTGTTCAGCTCTTCAAGCGTGATGTGGTGATTGGTGAACACACAGATGTCACCGGCGATAGCGAGGGATTTTTCGGTAATCTCTCGGGCACCCAGTTCAGTATTTTCCAACAGTGCCCGAGCGCTTGCCTGGGCAAAGTTGCCGCCAGAGCCAATCGCGATAATGCCGCGTTCGGGCTCAACGACATCACCGTTGCCGGTGATAATCAGCGAAGCGCTGTGGTCGGCCACCGCCAATAGCGCTTCCAGGCGGCGCAGCGCTCGGTCGGTGCGCCAGTCTTTGGCAAGCTCAACGGCAGCTTTGGTGAGGTGGCCCTGGTATTTTTCCAGTTGGGCTTCGAAGCGCTCAAAT harbors:
- the hslV gene encoding ATP-dependent protease subunit HslV; translation: MTTIVSVRRGNQVALAGDGQVSLGNTVMKGNASKVRRLYRGKVLAGFAGGTADAFTLFERFEAQLEKYQGHLTKAAVELAKDWRTDRALRRLEALLAVADHSASLIITGNGDVVEPERGIIAIGSGGNFAQASARALLENTELGAREITEKSLAIAGDICVFTNHHITLEELNTNER
- the hslU gene encoding ATP-dependent protease ATPase subunit HslU → MTQMTPREIVHALDQYIIGQQDAKRAVAIALRNRWRRMQLDDELRPEVTPKNILMIGPTGVGKTEIARRLAKLARAPFIKVEATKFTEVGYVGRDVESIIRDLMESAIKMVREHAKEEVGHRAEDAAEDRILDALLPPPRGQEDKPRDDSGTRQTFRKKLREGQLDDKEIDIEVSAQGQGIDIMTPPGMEEMTSQLQSLFSNMGQQKRETRRVKVKEAFGLLRDEEASKLVNEEEIKARAVEAVEQHGIVFLDEIDKVAKGSGQSSGGEVSREGVQRDLLPLIEGSTVSTKYGMVKTDHILFIASGAFHLSRPSDLIPELQGRLPIRVELDALTPGDFKRILTEPSASLTRQYKALLATEGLDVEFTPDGIERIAEISWQVNEGTENIGARRLHTVMERLLEEASFKGGDMESPLLIDADYVNAQLGELAVDEDLSRYIL